From Miscanthus floridulus cultivar M001 chromosome 15, ASM1932011v1, whole genome shotgun sequence, the proteins below share one genomic window:
- the LOC136507545 gene encoding uncharacterized protein, with amino-acid sequence MALRPSQADEIADGAGEEDVEDDRRRKEGREALSRVVALAVEASRRPSPVHGVQLNVEPSEPSPIRSKFWAVGEETDESESDEPEEPRTPSTPEFIKAAIDAGFTTEQLYRAEQAQGSGKDPKSKGVESNISETPIRQGTDPGFYSSTTVASSNSTPRVVCGLEKKRGEARPGIQDRVQLGPGKFFRPTKGLNALFLQTSARLRPRCKPKPPPPTSSPQRCSFAEVVREGKTMAAPGAGNGGGFGEQGGGRGAGFNPGFNPGFNPGFGGRGRGHSFHLHGRDRGHGAYGAPHETKEVQKGIVPPNANASKVNVEVPESSKNVGKKKGTPFCYRCHTKGHTIHECTTVLCCDICYGDHVTKLCPNIKKMNVTAIPCGYAVEGLGFYFIPVNENPKVIVEEKSATVRVLEGSITVELLAVELENLLPSKTKWEIEEKGKDAFTTNFPSFDLLDTMVYWGPMVTKTVKGKIQFEKSVEEDVYKYEVEKVWVQFRGLPKEFREFPIIWAIASILGVPRVVDTKFMKKFGRARMKVAVLDSNLIPVFVDVVIGDYVYQLHFGVEQGMPDGEPELIDLDSTMEDDDPKGEKPIEDKTNGKMDIDGGKEGDHVPNNDAGNQLPAAGAAADATQQQAKGADPMPSQGKPVKDPNRTVIVLSQNVNANGDGQWKAKLMPPQTDSGNLNNLKAHKGGTVSPSRSSKRTAATADQDSVDKATKLKAKRNMDTTPYKGWLLRDGFCEMVTEVWNSTLVDGSPIERWQAKIRRLRQYLRGWAMSVSGAYKKEKIAILNVTP; translated from the exons ATGGCCTTGCGGCCATCTCAGGCCGATGAGATCGCCGACGGCGCCGGTGAGGAAGATGTCGAGGATGATCGAAGAAGGAAGGAAGGGAGAGAAGCCTTGTCAAGAGTGGTGGCGCTGGCGGTAGAGGCAAGCCGTCGTCCAAGCCCCGTTCATGGCGTCCAGCTCAACGTCGAGCCGTCCGAACCTTCTCCAATCAGGTCCAAATTTTGGGCTGTCGGAGAGGAGACTGATGAGTCCGAGAGTGACGAACCGGAGGAGCCGCGGACTCCCTCAACACCGGAGTTCATCAAAGCCGCCATTGATGCTGGGTTTACGACCGAACAGCTCTACAGAGCCGAACAAGCACAAGGCTCAG GGAAGGATCCGAAGAGTAAGGGGGTGGAGTCAAACATATCAGAAACTCCAATCCGCCAGGGAACCGATCCCGGCTTCTACTCAAGTACCACTGTGGCATCCTCGAACTCTACTCCGAGGGTCGTGTGCGGTCTTGAGAAAAAACGGGGAGAGGCTCGTCCTGGCATCCAGGATCGTGTGCAGCTTGGGCCAGGAAAGTTCTTTAGGCCCACCAAAGGACTAAACGCCCTATTCCTCCAAACCAGTGCCCGACTCCGTCCTCGTTGCAAACCGAAGCCGCCACCACCTACCTCTTCGCCACAGCGATGTTCCTTCGCCGAAGTTGTGCGTGAGGGCAAGACAATGGCGGCGCCAGGAGCAGGCAATGGAGGAGGGTTTGGAGAGCAAGGAGGAGGCAGAGGTGCGGGATTCAACCCTGGTTTCAACCCAGGATTTAATCCAGGGTTCGGGGGACGTGGTCGTGGACACAGTTTCCACCTGCATGGTCGAGATCGTGGTCACGGCGCATATGGAG CACCACATGAGACAAAGGAGGTACAGAAAGGCATTGTCCCACCGAATGCAAATGCTTCTAAAGTAAATGTTGAGGTACCGGAGTCATCAAAAAATGTAGGGAAAAAGAAGGGTACACCATTTTGTTATCGCTGCCACACTAAAGGTCATACCATTCATGAGTGCACTACAGTTTTATGTTGCGATATATGTTATGGTGACCATGTTACTAAGTTGTGCCCAAATATAAAGAAAATGAACGTTACTGCTATCCCTTGTGGCTATGCTGTAGAAGGTCTGGGGTTCTATTTTATACCAGTCAATGAAAATCCTAAGGTCATTGTGGAGGAAAAGTCTGCTACGGTACGTGTGTTGGAAGGTTCCATTACTGTTGAGCTGTTAGCAGTGGAACTGGAAAATCTACTACCTAGCAAGACCAAGTGGGAGATTGAGGAGAAAGGCAAGGATGCCTTCACCACTAATTTTCCTTCCTTTGACCTTTTGGACACTATGGTTTACTGGGGCCCCATGGTTACAAAAACTGTGAAAGGCAAAATTCAATTTGAAAAGAGCGTGGAGGAGGATGTTTACAAGTATGAGGTTGAGAAGGTCTGGGTACAGTTTAGGGGGCTACCCAAGGAATTTAGGGAATTCCCCATTATCTGGGCAATTGCCTCTATCCTAGGTGTCCCAAGAGTTGTGGATActaaattcatgaagaaatttgGAAGAGCAAGAATGAAAGTAGCGGTGCTGGATTCCAACCTCATCCCAGTCTTTGTGGATGTGGTCATTGGGGACTATGTTTACCAGCTACACTTTGGGGTGGAGCAGGGTATGCCTGATGGTGAGCCAGAGCTAATTGATCTAGACTCTACCATGGAGGATGATGACCCTAAAGGGGAAAAACCAATTGAGGACAAAACTAATGGGAAAATGGATATTGATGGAGGTAAAGAGGGGGATCATGTGCCTAACAATGATGCTGGTAATCAGCTACCAGCCGCTGGTGCTGCTGCCGATGCTACACAGCAACAAGCAAAAGGGGCTGATCCAATGCCCTCTCAGGGAAAGCCAGTGAAAGATCCTAACAGAACAGTGATTGTCCTTTCTCAGAATGTGAATGCAAATGGGGATGGCCAGTGGAAGGCTAAATTGATGCCCCCTCAAACAGACTCCGGGAACCTCAATAATTTGAAAGCACATAAGGGTGGGACAGTGTCTCCTTCGAGATCAAGCAAGAGGACTGCAGCAACTGCGGATCAGGATTCCGTGGACAAGGCAACAAAGCTGAAGGCTAAAAGGAACATGGATACTACACCATACAAAG gtTGGTTGCTGAGAGATGGTTTCTGTGAGATGGTTACGGAGGTGTGGAACAGTACACTAGTTGATGGCTCACCTATTGAGAGATGGCAAGCGAAGATTAGAAGGCTTCGCCAGTACCTCAGAGGATGGGCAATGAGTGTCAGTGGTGCGTACAAGAAGGAAAAGATTGCCATActaaatgtaacaccctaa